A window of Pedobacter lusitanus contains these coding sequences:
- a CDS encoding DUF2024 family protein, producing the protein MKAAVWDTYVKKKNGEIMHFDIIAPDHINDTALIFRYGKDYLETKGERGQELSTKECKFCHIENLAPAQEELIKRDGFFIIEMEGCNP; encoded by the coding sequence ATGAAAGCAGCAGTTTGGGATACCTATGTAAAAAAGAAAAATGGTGAGATCATGCACTTTGATATTATTGCACCAGACCATATTAACGATACAGCCTTAATTTTCCGGTATGGAAAAGATTACCTGGAAACCAAAGGTGAGCGGGGACAGGAACTATCAACAAAAGAATGTAAGTTCTGTCATATAGAAAATTTAGCTCCGGCACAGGAAGAACTGATTAAAAGAGATGGCTTTTTCATTATTGAAATGGAAGGCTGCAACCCTTAA
- a CDS encoding YggS family pyridoxal phosphate-dependent enzyme, whose amino-acid sequence MQEIIENNLKIIHHRIERACLKAGRNPAEVKLLLATKTVPADRIRVALQAGEILIAENKVQELKEKYEDLKDIPHQAHFIGHLQTNKIKDVLKYVSCIQSVDRIELVQQLDKRLLAEGRTLDILVQVNTSYEESKFGLSPDQAMAFIKETARYDTLRIKGLMTIGLFDAEAEKVRPSFRLLRTLLEQIRQENILHEEKPELSMGMSGDLETAIEEGATIVRIGTAVFGARMYPDSYYWNES is encoded by the coding sequence ATGCAGGAAATCATTGAAAATAATCTTAAAATCATTCATCACAGAATAGAAAGGGCCTGTTTAAAGGCCGGAAGAAATCCTGCAGAAGTTAAACTGCTGCTGGCTACTAAAACCGTACCTGCAGACCGGATCAGAGTCGCTTTGCAGGCCGGAGAAATATTGATTGCAGAGAACAAGGTTCAGGAGCTGAAAGAAAAATATGAAGATTTAAAGGATATACCTCATCAGGCCCATTTTATTGGCCACCTGCAGACGAATAAAATTAAAGACGTGCTGAAATATGTCTCTTGTATACAGTCGGTAGACCGCATAGAGCTGGTACAACAGCTCGATAAACGGTTACTCGCAGAAGGCAGGACACTGGATATCCTGGTACAGGTAAATACATCTTATGAAGAGAGTAAGTTTGGCTTATCTCCTGATCAGGCTATGGCTTTTATCAAAGAAACAGCCAGATATGATACCCTGCGGATTAAAGGGCTGATGACCATTGGTTTGTTTGATGCTGAGGCAGAAAAGGTAAGACCATCTTTCCGGTTATTACGTACCTTGCTGGAACAGATCAGACAGGAAAATATCCTGCATGAAGAAAAACCGGAACTCTCGATGGGGATGAGTGGAGACCTGGAAACAGCCATTGAAGAAGGTGCGACCATTGTACGGATAGGAACAGCTGTTTTCGGGGCCAGAATGTATCCTGATAGTTATTACTGGAACGAAAGCTGA
- a CDS encoding type 1 glutamine amidotransferase, with protein sequence MRVHYFQHVAFEGLGCIETWLLEHGHTITVTRFYQEDPVLPDLNQIDALIILGGPMCVYDDYKYPWLQTEKAFIEDAITEKKKVLGICLGAQLIAIAMGTFVNTAPRKEIGWYPVYPVREGISWIADLFTDRPVVFHWHGDQFEVPYGGLNLLRSEGNQNQAFSYQDHVLALQFHAEVTAAAVTAMLTHGTEELIPVPFVQAELEILDGFEHLDQANELMYAILRNFI encoded by the coding sequence ATGAGAGTACACTATTTTCAACATGTAGCATTTGAAGGACTGGGTTGTATAGAAACCTGGTTGCTTGAACATGGCCATACAATAACTGTTACCCGGTTCTATCAGGAGGATCCTGTTTTGCCTGATCTGAACCAAATTGATGCCCTGATCATTTTAGGAGGGCCAATGTGTGTTTATGACGATTATAAATACCCCTGGCTTCAGACCGAGAAAGCCTTTATTGAGGATGCAATAACAGAGAAGAAAAAAGTACTGGGAATTTGTCTGGGTGCCCAGCTGATTGCTATAGCTATGGGCACCTTTGTTAATACTGCACCCCGGAAAGAAATCGGCTGGTACCCGGTTTATCCGGTCAGAGAAGGTATTTCGTGGATAGCTGATCTTTTTACAGACAGGCCAGTCGTTTTTCACTGGCATGGTGATCAGTTTGAAGTACCCTATGGAGGTTTAAATCTACTCCGGTCTGAAGGAAATCAGAACCAGGCCTTTTCTTATCAGGATCATGTCCTGGCTTTACAGTTTCACGCTGAAGTTACTGCTGCTGCGGTAACCGCTATGCTTACACATGGCACTGAAGAGCTGATACCTGTGCCATTCGTGCAGGCTGAACTAGAAATTCTGGATGGTTTTGAACACCTGGATCAGGCAAATGAACTGATGTACGCTATTTTGAGAAATTTTATATAA
- a CDS encoding CAP domain-containing protein: MRNILFIILICCVTSVSCTKSKETPGDVPALSPAEKNNTATNLDNNLLLKLVNDVRTKGCDCKEQGGGITSMPPVPLVSWNNELAMIAKAHADDMESKNYFDHVDKEGKNPGDRMTAAGYLWSGYAENIAKGQRTETDVFNSWINSTQGHCKAIMSAGVKEMGAARTAGNNYYWTQLFGTRK, from the coding sequence ATGAGAAACATCCTTTTTATAATTTTAATTTGCTGCGTTACTTCCGTATCCTGTACAAAATCAAAAGAAACTCCCGGTGATGTTCCAGCGCTGTCACCTGCAGAAAAAAACAACACTGCAACCAATCTGGACAATAATCTTTTATTAAAACTGGTCAATGACGTCAGGACCAAAGGCTGCGACTGCAAAGAACAGGGAGGCGGAATAACCAGCATGCCGCCTGTCCCGCTGGTCAGCTGGAATAATGAACTGGCAATGATCGCTAAAGCACATGCTGATGACATGGAAAGCAAAAACTATTTTGATCATGTGGACAAGGAAGGTAAAAATCCGGGAGACAGAATGACTGCAGCAGGGTATCTCTGGTCGGGCTATGCTGAAAATATTGCCAAAGGTCAGCGTACAGAAACTGATGTATTCAATTCATGGATAAACAGTACACAGGGACATTGCAAAGCTATCATGAGTGCCGGTGTTAAAGAAATGGGCGCAGCACGTACTGCGGGAAACAATTATTACTGGACCCAGTTATTTGGTACAAGGAAATAA
- a CDS encoding DUF4870 domain-containing protein → MENNFNVTKTDDGKTVAIISYLTIIGWLIAYFAMHKDKKTELGSFHLRQTLLLYIAGFVLQVVQRIILQITPSEIIYTIFNIVSLVLFILWIIGLIGAIQGTKKEIPLIGEKAQSMFPNI, encoded by the coding sequence ATGGAAAACAACTTTAACGTAACAAAAACAGATGATGGAAAAACGGTAGCAATTATCAGCTATCTTACAATTATTGGTTGGCTGATTGCCTATTTCGCTATGCATAAAGATAAAAAAACCGAACTGGGCAGTTTCCATTTAAGACAAACACTATTGCTTTATATTGCTGGCTTTGTCCTGCAGGTTGTACAACGTATAATCCTTCAGATAACTCCTTCAGAAATTATTTATACAATATTTAATATTGTATCCTTAGTGCTGTTTATTTTATGGATTATCGGTCTGATTGGTGCAATTCAGGGAACTAAAAAAGAAATCCCTCTGATTGGTGAAAAAGCACAATCAATGTTCCCGAATATCTAA
- a CDS encoding M57 family metalloprotease: MKTKFCLSLVALLLGITVFISCKKNSKSDAPSTEQSSNLTKEEQSAIVKAGLSPVGAVKRNGGYLIEGDIFLTQEDLTAQQNYINELKTGLKTEQYRSTNIVTGLPKVINVKVDAGESQTVFTDATTEAVKRYNDLGLQLTFKLLDAQSTATADIVINGEDLGTITQGGKVYDVLGQSAGFPKNGKPATPIKLSNTYYNKDYKENALLATVIAHEIGHAIGFRHTDYANRNYSCDKDAYDNGDVWAEKKGLDGAVLIPGTPKGADPDSWMLACAGSSSRPFTANDIIALKALYPVVKK; encoded by the coding sequence ATGAAAACTAAATTTTGTCTAAGTCTTGTAGCCCTACTTTTAGGGATTACTGTATTTATTAGCTGTAAAAAAAATAGCAAGTCAGATGCTCCATCAACTGAGCAATCATCTAATTTAACTAAGGAAGAGCAGAGTGCTATAGTTAAAGCTGGTTTATCGCCAGTAGGAGCCGTTAAGAGAAATGGCGGTTATCTGATTGAAGGTGATATTTTTCTGACTCAGGAAGATCTTACTGCACAGCAGAATTATATTAATGAATTGAAAACGGGCTTAAAAACTGAACAGTACCGTTCTACTAATATTGTAACCGGTTTACCTAAGGTTATTAATGTGAAAGTTGACGCAGGAGAGTCTCAGACTGTCTTTACTGATGCGACTACAGAAGCAGTTAAGCGTTATAATGATCTTGGACTACAGCTTACCTTTAAGCTTTTGGATGCACAATCTACAGCAACTGCGGATATTGTAATCAACGGTGAAGATCTGGGTACTATTACACAAGGTGGCAAAGTATATGATGTACTGGGGCAATCTGCCGGATTCCCTAAAAATGGTAAACCAGCTACTCCGATTAAATTGAGCAATACTTATTATAACAAAGATTATAAAGAAAATGCATTGCTGGCTACTGTAATTGCTCATGAAATCGGGCATGCAATAGGATTCAGACATACTGATTATGCAAACAGAAATTATAGCTGTGATAAAGATGCATATGATAATGGTGATGTGTGGGCTGAGAAAAAAGGTCTTGATGGCGCTGTTCTTATTCCAGGCACTCCAAAAGGCGCTGATCCGGATTCATGGATGCTGGCTTGTGCCGGTTCTTCAAGCCGTCCGTTCACTGCAAATGATATCATTGCATTAAAAGCACTTTATCCAGTAGTTAAAAAATAA
- a CDS encoding nuclease A inhibitor family protein produces the protein MENQILSDLSEKTKDLLYFSESEAPVVVADLGQLPKDQLNAKLIELNSENPGTLKTIDHNEFFDYLVKRADPGDSYMVDNANKFTALHTYLKDNFSAIQVSRIEGGTTVPIIITAYRPDSSCVALSTYAIET, from the coding sequence ATGGAAAACCAAATCTTATCTGATTTATCAGAAAAAACAAAGGATCTGCTTTATTTCAGTGAATCTGAAGCACCGGTGGTTGTTGCAGACCTTGGGCAGCTCCCAAAAGATCAGCTGAATGCTAAACTCATTGAATTAAACAGTGAAAATCCCGGTACGCTGAAAACAATCGATCATAATGAATTCTTTGATTATCTGGTTAAAAGAGCAGATCCCGGAGATAGTTATATGGTAGATAATGCGAATAAATTTACAGCGCTCCATACCTATCTGAAAGATAACTTTTCAGCTATACAGGTGAGCAGAATTGAAGGAGGGACTACAGTGCCGATTATCATTACGGCATATCGTCCGGATAGCAGTTGTGTTGCTTTATCTACTTATGCTATCGAAACCTAA
- a CDS encoding universal stress protein, whose translation MMTIIAATDFSVLAENAVEYAAAIAKHKNAKLILFNSFEIPFHAANTLLPASSIQTLMIENEIRLLERSFALSYEYGIEVGHESAFSFIEDELKEVISKYEAELVVLGMTQKTLEQDLWGNTTSFAIKNLKLPVLAVPLHAKFEGTKKVLFACDVLRGLSKKALARIKEVAVDLDAQVEVFNVDQRLEVLRSEDTHSSVVNTLDDGLDGITYYYKNVKSVMVIREIEKEIKEFQADLLIMVPKKYGFWANIIHRSKTRVMASGLDIPLLSIPL comes from the coding sequence ATGATGACCATAATTGCTGCAACCGATTTTTCCGTACTGGCAGAAAATGCAGTCGAATATGCTGCTGCAATTGCAAAACATAAAAATGCAAAGCTGATTCTGTTTAATTCCTTTGAAATTCCGTTTCATGCGGCTAATACCTTATTGCCTGCTTCGAGTATCCAGACGCTGATGATTGAAAACGAAATCCGTTTGCTGGAACGGTCTTTTGCGCTTTCCTATGAATACGGAATTGAAGTTGGTCATGAATCTGCCTTTTCATTTATTGAAGATGAACTGAAAGAAGTAATCAGTAAATACGAAGCTGAACTTGTTGTTCTGGGCATGACACAGAAAACGCTGGAACAGGATCTTTGGGGCAATACCACTTCTTTTGCCATTAAAAATCTGAAACTCCCGGTACTGGCAGTTCCACTGCATGCAAAATTTGAAGGCACGAAAAAAGTACTTTTCGCCTGCGATGTATTACGTGGCTTATCAAAAAAAGCACTTGCACGTATCAAAGAAGTAGCAGTGGATCTGGATGCGCAGGTAGAAGTGTTTAATGTGGACCAGAGACTGGAAGTATTAAGATCTGAAGATACCCACTCCTCTGTAGTCAATACGCTCGATGACGGATTAGACGGAATTACCTATTATTATAAAAACGTTAAATCAGTGATGGTGATCAGGGAAATAGAAAAAGAAATTAAAGAATTCCAGGCCGATCTGCTGATTATGGTTCCAAAGAAATATGGTTTCTGGGCCAATATAATTCACCGCAGCAAAACACGTGTGATGGCTTCAGGACTGGACATCCCTCTGCTTTCTATTCCTTTATAA
- a CDS encoding DUF6266 family protein: MAILEPNLNRGFIGKVGNTVTYVLNGQVVKRTIGLCLKEPTINQLAVRQQTRIIAEFLNPVKEYINTGFELVALNTIKNQHNLAASYNRLNAITGTYPDQHIDFSRVLFSRGKLPVTRNINVKLTGNRLDFKWDATCMTEKMKSSDRVMLLAYLPDQKYAVYLAGGEERLEGAGHLIIPGYVKGMLLETYVSFIAADRKSISDSVYTGQIF, translated from the coding sequence ATGGCAATATTAGAACCGAATTTAAACAGGGGATTTATAGGGAAAGTTGGTAATACAGTTACTTATGTGCTCAACGGACAGGTAGTTAAAAGAACAATAGGTCTGTGTTTAAAAGAGCCTACGATTAATCAGCTTGCTGTAAGACAGCAAACCAGGATTATAGCTGAATTTTTAAATCCGGTTAAAGAATATATCAATACCGGCTTTGAACTGGTAGCCCTGAATACGATTAAAAATCAGCATAATCTTGCCGCTTCGTATAACAGGTTAAACGCAATTACCGGGACATATCCTGATCAGCACATTGATTTTTCCAGAGTTTTGTTCAGCAGGGGGAAATTACCTGTTACGCGTAACATTAACGTAAAGCTCACTGGTAACAGGTTGGATTTTAAATGGGACGCGACCTGCATGACAGAAAAGATGAAAAGTAGTGACAGAGTGATGTTACTGGCTTATTTACCAGATCAGAAATATGCAGTTTATCTTGCAGGTGGTGAAGAGCGGCTGGAAGGAGCAGGACATTTAATTATTCCGGGTTATGTAAAAGGAATGCTGCTGGAGACTTATGTCTCATTCATTGCTGCGGATCGTAAAAGTATTTCTGATAGTGTTTATACCGGCCAGATTTTTTAA
- a CDS encoding M57 family metalloprotease, which translates to MKRKNLLALVLTGALAVSMFACKKKDAAETTNKDEISKTTLSQISAMGFSTENARKVDGGYLVEGDIVLTDDNLAKKSNTPNLNIAETEQYRTTNLVKNLPRAITISVTNLPQVYSDAVDLMITRYNAQGLGLTFQRANTGTVGDIDVFGFNEGPSGGYITLGSSGFPTAAGDPFNQVKMNTNAAAYGANPNLLYVASVLQHEVGHCIGFRHTDYMNRAYSCGGKRANEGTAGVGAVLIPGTPSKADAESFMLACSNGGDRTFNANDLIALKYLYK; encoded by the coding sequence ATGAAAAGAAAGAATCTTTTAGCTCTTGTCCTAACCGGAGCTTTGGCAGTATCAATGTTTGCCTGTAAGAAAAAAGACGCTGCAGAAACCACAAACAAGGATGAAATCTCTAAAACAACCCTATCACAAATTTCAGCAATGGGATTTAGTACTGAAAACGCCCGTAAGGTAGATGGTGGTTATTTGGTAGAAGGGGATATTGTATTAACTGACGATAATTTAGCTAAAAAATCAAACACACCAAACTTAAATATTGCTGAAACTGAGCAATACAGAACTACAAATTTAGTAAAGAATCTGCCAAGAGCGATCACTATCTCAGTTACCAATTTACCACAGGTTTACAGTGATGCTGTTGATCTGATGATAACCAGATATAATGCGCAGGGATTAGGTTTGACTTTCCAGAGAGCAAACACCGGAACAGTTGGAGATATTGATGTTTTTGGCTTTAATGAAGGACCAAGCGGCGGATATATTACTCTTGGATCATCGGGATTCCCTACTGCTGCCGGTGATCCTTTCAACCAGGTCAAAATGAATACCAATGCGGCAGCATATGGTGCTAACCCTAATTTATTGTATGTAGCATCAGTGTTACAGCATGAAGTAGGTCACTGTATCGGATTCCGTCATACAGATTATATGAATCGTGCTTATAGCTGCGGTGGAAAAAGAGCCAATGAAGGAACTGCCGGAGTTGGTGCTGTACTTATTCCAGGCACTCCATCTAAAGCAGATGCTGAATCATTTATGCTGGCATGTTCTAATGGCGGCGACAGAACATTTAATGCGAATGACCTTATCGCGCTAAAATATTTGTATAAATAA
- a CDS encoding FadR/GntR family transcriptional regulator, whose protein sequence is MMNTTNLISRKSLADEVAEKIQQQIAFGTYKVDEKLPIEPELMQAFGVGRSTIREAIKILTNCGLLRVQQGIGTFVENATGIKEPLSQRLKRADTKDLDEVRQLLEMKIAEKAALNRTKADLVKIQEWFKKRDKAAKHDLLEECIDADIQFHIAIAEASGNEILIDLYKSVAIHLRNWFLEVYKDTKPFKETSHQHKQLLKSIEAGDAKKAWNNSAKILGHISQ, encoded by the coding sequence ATGATGAATACGACAAATCTAATTTCCCGTAAATCCCTGGCCGATGAAGTAGCTGAAAAAATTCAGCAGCAGATCGCCTTTGGCACTTATAAAGTTGATGAAAAACTGCCTATAGAACCTGAACTGATGCAGGCTTTTGGAGTTGGCCGTTCTACGATCAGAGAAGCCATTAAAATCTTAACCAACTGTGGATTATTAAGAGTTCAGCAGGGGATAGGTACTTTTGTAGAGAATGCTACAGGAATTAAAGAACCTTTATCTCAGCGTTTAAAACGTGCCGATACCAAAGATCTGGACGAAGTGAGACAATTGCTGGAAATGAAGATCGCAGAAAAAGCAGCGTTGAACAGAACAAAGGCCGACCTGGTTAAAATACAAGAATGGTTTAAGAAAAGAGATAAGGCTGCGAAGCATGATTTACTGGAGGAGTGTATAGATGCCGATATCCAGTTTCACATCGCTATTGCAGAGGCATCGGGTAACGAAATTCTCATCGACCTGTATAAATCAGTAGCTATTCATTTAAGAAACTGGTTTCTGGAAGTCTATAAAGATACAAAACCTTTCAAAGAAACCAGTCATCAGCACAAACAGCTGCTCAAAAGTATTGAGGCTGGTGATGCAAAAAAAGCATGGAATAACTCTGCTAAAATTCTTGGACATATTTCTCAGTAA
- a CDS encoding MFS transporter codes for METNTASIDSATTKGIIQKTIYPILFTISFTHLLNDMLQAVIPAVYPLFKTEFNLSFSQIGLITLTYQLTASLLQPFVGHFSDKKPKPYSLAVGMGFTLIGLLFVAMASSFGAILISVGFIGIGSSIFHPEASRVAHLASGGKKGLAQSIFQLGGNAGSAIGPLLAALIVIPYGQFYLIWFGIAAVLGILILIQIGKWYKDHLDLKTKGKVQHLDETRHNLSKGRVVLSIGILLVLIFSKYFYMASMTSYFTFYLIDKFHISVQQSQLYLFAFLAAVAAGTMIGGPLGDRFGRKYIIWISILGVAPFTLLLPYTGLFLTGVLAVVIGVIISSAFSAILVYATELIPGKVGMIAGLFFGFAFGMGGVGSAVLGKLADYTSIGYVFKVCAFLPLIGVITGFLPNIEKKK; via the coding sequence ATGGAAACTAATACCGCTTCAATCGATTCCGCTACAACAAAAGGTATCATTCAGAAAACGATTTACCCGATACTTTTTACAATCAGCTTTACGCATTTACTAAATGATATGCTGCAGGCTGTGATCCCTGCTGTCTATCCTTTGTTTAAAACTGAGTTTAATCTTTCATTTTCCCAGATTGGCCTGATCACACTGACCTATCAGCTTACGGCTTCATTGCTGCAGCCCTTTGTCGGGCACTTTTCTGATAAAAAGCCAAAGCCATATTCACTGGCTGTAGGCATGGGTTTTACGCTGATTGGTTTATTATTTGTTGCTATGGCATCGAGTTTTGGCGCAATTCTGATTTCTGTAGGTTTTATAGGGATAGGCTCTTCAATTTTTCATCCTGAAGCTTCAAGAGTGGCTCACCTGGCCTCTGGTGGAAAAAAAGGACTGGCGCAATCTATATTTCAGCTGGGTGGAAATGCCGGCAGTGCAATCGGGCCCCTACTGGCAGCATTAATTGTGATTCCTTACGGACAGTTTTATCTGATCTGGTTCGGAATTGCCGCTGTACTGGGGATATTGATTCTTATACAAATCGGAAAATGGTATAAAGATCACCTCGATCTTAAAACCAAAGGGAAAGTTCAGCATCTGGATGAAACCAGGCATAACCTGTCAAAGGGGAGAGTTGTACTTTCTATTGGTATCCTGCTGGTACTGATCTTTTCGAAGTATTTTTATATGGCCAGTATGACCAGTTATTTTACTTTTTACCTGATTGATAAATTCCATATTTCGGTTCAGCAATCACAACTTTATCTCTTCGCTTTTTTAGCAGCAGTAGCTGCGGGGACTATGATAGGCGGGCCACTGGGAGATCGTTTTGGCAGAAAATATATTATCTGGATTTCTATTTTAGGGGTTGCCCCATTTACGCTTTTACTGCCTTATACGGGATTGTTTTTAACCGGGGTACTCGCTGTAGTGATCGGTGTAATTATTTCTTCTGCATTTTCAGCGATACTGGTTTATGCCACTGAGCTTATTCCTGGAAAAGTGGGGATGATTGCTGGTTTATTCTTTGGTTTTGCTTTTGGTATGGGCGGCGTAGGATCGGCTGTTTTAGGTAAACTGGCAGATTATACCAGTATAGGATACGTGTTTAAGGTTTGTGCATTCCTGCCGCTGATCGGAGTAATTACGGGGTTCCTGCCTAATATTGAAAAAAAGAAATAA